From a region of the Panicum virgatum strain AP13 chromosome 2K, P.virgatum_v5, whole genome shotgun sequence genome:
- the LOC120680218 gene encoding F-box/FBD/LRR-repeat protein At1g13570-like isoform X3: MEPPRRRRAPDRLTSLPEPLIEGILTRVGFRDAVRTSALSRAWRRRWESLPALSLSLLDGLISTRPTTVDSVLIRFAGSIRVFSIRIDADSLFRWRLDDWLIALSRRGVRSMDLRLPCGFNINSSIYSFSNLVTLELHGGYVPSTPVGFAGFPALQELKLVDVQVSVKEALEAIIGRSPRLAVLELCEVHNPSDEPCMIAAPNLRSLTIVSVADYYAWEFGELPCLDNATIDFDTYVNGDDFGVFIAGVAHARKLTLSTFYYQPIINNQEQETEANAEFQNTQWTDGMCASLHVVKINDISCFLNEMCFIELVLSKATALRKMSISLGDECSMSEENALSKLYTYRRASPSAQVFFKGNNSSSDGEELTTSAPCGARRTLFRNKSIEKFHRFKPWEERSSSYSSSVKGGKESRIAYIISISNHMQFGMTKNKSWGCVDARYFNLLAPHFSGCKSGKNTLRQGHRGATGNSRGSGQDPHPEWSHQAKTGKAPNAPSRCIVIWRRLPNGSSSINFPPKQTTITYLLGKIPEQEDLHFAPRSQEAKRDNAALSPPHVGICRTPSGTLDLWFLQDKLAACVYINSLSFHVQKELLAISQRQTHLENREES, encoded by the exons ATGGagcccccgcgccggcgccgggcgccgGATCGGCTGACCTCCCTCCCGGAGCCCCTGATCGAAGGCATCCTAACCCGGGTCGGCTTCCGCGACGCTGTCCGCACCTCCGCGCTCTCCCGTGCCTGGCGGCGCCGCTGGGAGTCGCTCCCCGCGCtgtccctctccctcctcgacGGCCTCATCAGCACGCGCCCGACGACTGTCGACAGCGTCCTCATCCGCTTCGCCGGCAGCATCCGGGTCTTCTCGATCCGCATCGACGCCGACTCCCTGTTCCGCTGGCGCCTCGACGACTGGCTGATTGCTTTGTCCCGCCGGGGCGTCCGGTCCATGGACCTCCGACTCCCCTGCGGCTTCAACATCAACTCCTCGATCTACTCTTTTAGCAACCTCGTGACCCTGGAGCTGCACGGCGGCTACGTCCCATCCACGCCCGTGGGATTCGCCGGCTTCCCCGCGCTCCAGGAGCTCAAACTCGTCGACGTCCAGGTCTCGGTGAAGGAGGCCTTGGAGGCTATCATCGGCCGGTCGCCCCGGCTTGCTGTCCTCGAGCTATGTGAAGTGCACAACCCTAGCGACGAGCCGTGTATGATTGCGGCGCCCAATCTCCGCAGCCTAACAATCGTTTCGGTGGCTGATTATTACGCCTGGGAATTTGGGGAGCTGCCGTGTCTCGACAACGCCACCATTGATTTTGATACCTATGTGAACGGGGATGATTTTGGAGTTTTCATTGCCGGCGTTGCTCATGCTAGGAAGCTCACTCTCTCAACGTTCTACTACCAACCG aTTATCAATAATCAAGAGCAAGAAACTGAAGCAAATGCAGAATTCCAGAATACACAATGGACCGATGGGATGTGTGCTAGCCTTCATGTTGTGAAGATCAATGACATTTCCTGTTTCTTAAATGAGATGTGCTTTATAGAATTGGTCTTATCTAAAGCAACAGCTCTTCGCAAAATGTCTATTAGTCTTGGTGATGAATGCTCAATGTCTGAAGAGAATGCACTAAGCAAGTTATATACATATAGAAGAGCTTCACCTTCTGCCCAAGTCTTTTTCAAAG GCAACAACTCAAGCTCCGATGGAGAGGAACTGACAACTTCAGCGCCATGTGGAGCTAGAAGAACTTTATTCAGAAATAAGAGCATAGAAAAATTTCATAGATTCAAGCCTTGGGAGGAGAGAAGTAGTAGCTACTCATCATCAGTTAAAGGCGGAAAAGAATCAAGAATAGCATATATTATTAGTATCTCCAACCATATGCAATTTG GGATGACCAAGAACAAATCATGGGGATGTGTTGATGCTCGTTATTTTAACCTTCTAGCACCTCATTTTTCTG gttgcaaatcaggtaaaaATACACTCAGACAAGGTCATCGTGGAGCTACTGGAAATTCAAGGGGTTCTGGACAAGATCCTCACCCAGAATGGAGTCACCAGGCCAAAACAGGGAAGGCACCGAATGCACCATCTAGGTGTATTGTAATATGGCGTCGGCTCCCTAATGGCTCATCAAGCATCAACTTCCCACCCAAGCAAACCACAATAACATACCTTCTAGGGAAGATTCCAGAACAAGAGGATTTGCACTTTGCACCACGAAGCCAAGAAGCCAAAAGGGACAACGCTGCACTATCCCCACCACATGTCGGCATATGTCGCACGCCGTCGGGCACACTGGACCTATGGTTTCTACAAGACAAGCTTGCAGCTTGCGTTTATATAAATAGTCTGAGTTTTCACGTGCAAAAAGAACTTTTGGCCATCAGTCAAAGACAAACACATCTAGAGAATCGTGAGGAATCCTGA